The Butyrivibrio sp. AE3004 genome contains a region encoding:
- a CDS encoding DHH family phosphoesterase, protein MKLSNLLSFSNIVIQCHDNPDADALASGYALYKFFSFKGKRVEFIYRGQNKIQKSNLLMMLEDLDIPVKYKPDYGNIPELLITVDCQYGQRNVTTTTASNIAVIDHHQISGDLPPLSEVKSNVGSASTVVWNMIMNEDAETAEFLMEDIKLTTALYYGLFTDTNKLSEVFHPLDRDMIEELKINKIKIIKMSNSNLSYEELMIIIDALQKHNYNSDAKYAVMKSAPCDPNILGAMSDLLLETAGIDTCVAYFETSEQIKFSVRSCIKEVHADELAKYLVDDIPGAGGGGHLYKAGGSYNPMAFQNVSIDTLIRERMHTYFCDYEVINSKDGIKTDDMKLYSKKSYHIGYVKMTDLFPLGTNVSARAYGGDIEETIKKDEFFLISIMGEVYPTKGETLTKTYTLSEDPYICSLEYEPNVKNLKTGEKKPILPYAKIASARPDARIYAKRLDKTVKLFTEWDINNYVVGVKGDYLAAREDNLNDIYIIKSNLFDKLYEEV, encoded by the coding sequence ATGAAATTAAGTAATCTTCTATCCTTTAGTAATATTGTTATTCAGTGCCACGATAATCCGGATGCAGATGCTCTTGCATCCGGTTATGCATTATATAAATTCTTTTCATTTAAGGGAAAAAGGGTCGAATTCATTTATCGCGGCCAAAATAAAATACAGAAAAGCAATCTCCTGATGATGCTTGAAGATCTTGATATCCCCGTAAAGTATAAGCCGGATTATGGCAACATACCTGAGCTTCTTATAACCGTGGATTGCCAATACGGTCAGCGTAATGTCACCACCACAACAGCCTCTAACATAGCAGTAATCGATCATCATCAGATATCCGGTGATCTGCCGCCGCTCTCAGAAGTAAAAAGTAATGTAGGAAGCGCAAGCACGGTTGTCTGGAATATGATAATGAATGAAGACGCAGAAACAGCCGAATTCCTCATGGAAGACATAAAACTCACTACTGCACTATATTACGGACTTTTCACAGATACAAATAAGCTATCTGAAGTTTTTCATCCTCTCGACAGAGATATGATTGAAGAACTGAAGATAAACAAAATTAAGATAATCAAAATGAGCAATTCGAATCTTTCATATGAAGAGCTCATGATAATCATTGATGCATTACAAAAGCACAACTATAACTCTGATGCCAAATACGCAGTAATGAAATCCGCCCCATGTGATCCTAATATTCTAGGTGCCATGAGTGACCTGCTGCTTGAAACTGCAGGTATAGATACTTGCGTAGCATACTTCGAAACAAGCGAACAAATTAAATTTTCCGTAAGAAGCTGCATAAAAGAGGTTCATGCAGATGAATTAGCAAAGTACCTTGTCGATGATATTCCGGGTGCAGGCGGAGGTGGACATCTCTATAAAGCCGGTGGATCTTATAATCCCATGGCATTTCAAAATGTTTCTATAGATACTCTGATTAGAGAAAGGATGCATACCTATTTTTGCGATTATGAAGTCATTAATTCAAAAGACGGAATAAAAACAGATGATATGAAACTATACTCCAAAAAATCATATCATATTGGTTATGTAAAGATGACAGATTTATTTCCTCTTGGAACAAATGTTTCAGCCCGTGCTTATGGCGGAGATATTGAAGAAACTATAAAAAAAGACGAATTTTTCCTTATCAGTATTATGGGTGAAGTGTATCCTACAAAAGGTGAAACACTCACAAAAACCTACACATTATCTGAAGATCCATATATATGCAGCCTTGAATATGAACCGAACGTAAAAAACCTAAAAACAGGAGAAAAGAAGCCTATTTTACCCTATGCAAAGATAGCCTCAGCACGTCCTGATGCCAGAATCTATGCTAAACGACTCGATAAGACCGTAAAACTGTTTACCGAATGGGATATAAATAACTATGTTGTCGGTGTTAAAGGCGATTACCTGGCAGCCCGCGAAGATAATTTAAACGACATCTATATTATAAAAAGTAACCTCTTCGACAAATTATATGAAGAAGTATAA
- a CDS encoding sensor domain-containing diguanylate cyclase, with amino-acid sequence MDFQVVADSIKAMTCIVSVEKLENGGYGKICIVTGNKSYIESIEKPVNGVSMLTTEFVPGKEYTCYLPKDLNFEDYCYRSAVEKKCLHSYAKPDRYDAWFNMTFLPLWPDDGNICYCAYTMEISYDPDSSQIADASVNTAAGVLNACIMLRGTNDFKKSVGEVVKAIRKLCKAQRCCIMLMDHVERTCTVFGEDVSSSSNLKSFDELIDDEFYDIAEKWDSVISGSNCIIAKNERDMEVVKERNPEWYNSLMDGGVKTIVLFPLKQGKELLGYIWAMNFDAENAQKIKEALESTAFILSSEISNYLLLDRLKILSSKDMLTGVMNRNEMNNVVETLSGVRDNNDGPLGVAFADLNGLKVINDKEGHSAGDMLLKRAAMVLREVFDDNYIYRAGGDEFTIIMCGVTREEFEKKILDVRKVSEQYENVSFAIGTYMVDKVSDIRLALRHADENMYEDKKKYYEAHPEKKRRTSKDIFHLSS; translated from the coding sequence ATGGATTTTCAGGTGGTTGCAGATAGTATAAAAGCGATGACTTGCATTGTTTCAGTCGAGAAGCTGGAAAATGGCGGGTATGGAAAAATATGCATAGTAACAGGAAATAAGAGTTATATTGAGTCTATTGAAAAGCCTGTGAACGGTGTTTCTATGCTAACTACAGAGTTTGTGCCGGGGAAAGAGTATACCTGCTATCTTCCCAAAGATCTGAATTTTGAGGATTATTGTTATAGATCGGCAGTAGAAAAGAAGTGTCTGCATTCCTACGCAAAACCTGATCGTTATGATGCATGGTTTAACATGACTTTTTTACCGCTCTGGCCAGACGATGGCAATATTTGCTATTGTGCATATACTATGGAAATTAGTTACGATCCGGATTCATCGCAAATTGCCGATGCTTCAGTAAATACTGCGGCTGGAGTTCTTAATGCATGTATTATGCTACGGGGAACAAATGATTTTAAAAAATCCGTCGGAGAGGTAGTAAAAGCCATAAGGAAGCTCTGTAAAGCCCAAAGATGCTGTATTATGCTCATGGATCATGTGGAAAGAACATGTACTGTGTTTGGAGAGGATGTATCTTCGTCCTCTAATCTTAAGTCATTTGATGAGCTGATTGATGATGAATTTTATGACATTGCTGAGAAATGGGATAGTGTTATTTCCGGAAGCAACTGTATTATTGCGAAAAATGAAAGAGATATGGAAGTTGTAAAGGAGAGAAATCCTGAATGGTATAATTCCCTAATGGATGGCGGAGTAAAAACAATAGTTTTGTTTCCACTAAAGCAAGGGAAGGAGCTTCTTGGATATATTTGGGCTATGAATTTTGACGCCGAAAATGCACAGAAAATAAAGGAGGCGTTAGAAAGCACAGCCTTTATACTGAGCTCTGAGATAAGCAATTATCTACTTTTGGACAGATTAAAGATTTTAAGTTCGAAAGATATGCTAACAGGCGTTATGAATAGAAATGAGATGAATAATGTTGTAGAAACACTTTCCGGTGTGAGGGATAACAATGACGGACCATTAGGTGTAGCCTTTGCTGACTTAAATGGGTTGAAAGTAATTAACGATAAAGAGGGACATAGTGCCGGAGATATGCTCTTAAAGAGAGCAGCGATGGTGCTTAGGGAAGTTTTTGATGATAATTATATATATCGTGCAGGTGGAGACGAATTTACAATAATTATGTGTGGAGTAACACGGGAAGAGTTCGAAAAGAAGATTCTGGATGTGAGAAAAGTTTCCGAACAGTATGAAAATGTTTCATTTGCCATAGGGACTTATATGGTAGATAAAGTATCAGATATAAGGCTTGCACTGAGACATGCTGATGAAAACATGTATGAGGATAAGAAAAAATACTATGAGGCACATCCGGAAAAAAAGAGAAGGACCTCGAAAGATATATTTCATCTTTCAAGTTGA
- a CDS encoding class B sortase, with protein sequence MNNLKKKIILRLVLAAKSANEKNKKYAKQRTYFVLGIIVFLNVLFYIPEKVCLIIKYIFEMFRNKKIILAICGILLLGFIVLGTYTFIKNKDILVRNETKNDSSVEESLNDVAENNKEIIEKKEEAEKVDSLMADNGDNFDIESSDLKNDTELESLQDTKTDDQNIIETGNKDTQTIVNVDKNTSQEGTKEDAEKDASTKVPKNDALTLGTAEDTSEKGVAASVSANADGEDTLVQKYGESASIEADEKDTINEKDVLDASAKSDIEDTAENVSIQDSEESSLGENAEVDDSIKETEITNWNEKHQEIEESNKETTTEYKNDSTVTSKQGAGKEDSTQQNADKQVYKNSIGKQDNNDAGKQDNDNKDIGKQDIDNKDAGKQDKNSINVSKQEINSEVDFSKEDLALLKKEYPETVGWIYIEGTDISYPIMQSSDNAKYLKIGQTGEPADTGAIFLDCRSADDFSDANSIVYGHNMKDHSMFGKLRAYREDPKYYNDHQYFQIITEDKIYRYQIFAYMDVPNDYEIFDYVGDASEAFISDAEPVRRKSYMDSEIPVTKIDKVVTLSTCTSQDDLRFVVLGVLEETTELSNKKRSEKGN encoded by the coding sequence GTGAACAATCTAAAAAAGAAAATTATTCTTCGATTGGTACTTGCTGCTAAGAGTGCTAACGAAAAAAATAAGAAATATGCTAAACAGAGAACATATTTTGTTCTAGGAATTATTGTTTTTCTTAATGTACTCTTTTATATTCCTGAAAAAGTATGCTTAATCATTAAGTATATTTTTGAAATGTTTAGAAATAAAAAGATAATATTAGCTATTTGTGGCATTTTGCTTTTGGGTTTTATTGTACTAGGCACATATACTTTTATAAAAAATAAGGATATCCTGGTTAGAAATGAAACTAAAAATGATAGTTCTGTTGAAGAAAGTCTGAACGATGTAGCAGAGAATAATAAAGAAATTATTGAGAAGAAGGAAGAAGCTGAAAAAGTAGATAGCCTTATGGCTGATAATGGTGACAATTTTGATATAGAGAGTTCAGACCTTAAGAATGATACTGAGCTTGAAAGCCTGCAAGATACCAAAACAGATGATCAAAATATTATAGAAACGGGTAATAAAGATACCCAGACAATTGTTAACGTAGATAAAAATACTAGTCAAGAGGGTACTAAGGAAGATGCAGAAAAAGATGCGTCAACAAAAGTACCTAAAAATGACGCATTAACGCTAGGTACTGCAGAAGATACATCAGAAAAGGGAGTTGCAGCAAGTGTATCAGCAAACGCTGATGGAGAAGATACTTTGGTCCAGAAATATGGAGAAAGTGCATCAATTGAAGCAGATGAAAAAGATACCATAAATGAGAAAGATGTATTAGATGCATCGGCAAAATCTGATATAGAGGATACTGCAGAAAATGTAAGTATACAAGACTCTGAAGAGAGTTCATTAGGGGAAAATGCTGAAGTAGACGATTCGATAAAAGAAACGGAAATCACTAATTGGAATGAAAAGCATCAGGAAATAGAGGAATCTAATAAAGAAACAACTACTGAGTATAAAAACGATAGTACGGTTACTAGCAAGCAAGGTGCTGGTAAGGAAGATTCCACTCAACAAAATGCCGATAAGCAAGTTTATAAAAATAGTATCGGTAAACAAGACAATAATGATGCCGGAAAACAAGATAATGATAATAAGGATATCGGAAAACAAGATATTGATAATAAAGATGCCGGTAAACAAGACAAAAATAGTATAAATGTCAGTAAACAAGAGATTAATTCCGAAGTTGATTTTTCAAAGGAAGATTTAGCACTTTTAAAGAAAGAGTATCCTGAGACGGTTGGATGGATATATATAGAAGGGACGGATATCAGCTATCCTATAATGCAAAGCTCTGATAATGCAAAGTATTTGAAAATAGGGCAGACCGGAGAGCCTGCAGATACAGGGGCAATTTTTCTTGATTGTAGGTCTGCTGATGACTTTTCGGATGCTAATTCGATTGTCTATGGACATAATATGAAGGATCATTCTATGTTTGGTAAGCTCAGAGCATATAGAGAGGATCCTAAGTATTACAATGATCATCAGTATTTTCAAATTATAACTGAAGATAAAATATACAGATATCAAATTTTTGCATATATGGATGTTCCAAATGACTATGAAATATTTGATTATGTTGGAGATGCTTCAGAAGCGTTTATCAGTGATGCTGAACCTGTCAGACGTAAATCATATATGGATTCAGAAATACCTGTGACAAAAATTGATAAAGTGGTTACTCTATCGACTTGTACGTCACAGGATGATCTCAGATTTGTTGTGTTAGGGGTTCTTGAGGAAACAACAGAACTGAGTAATAAAAAGAGAAGTGAGAAAGGCAATTGA
- a CDS encoding ATP-binding protein → MRNNRILKACFSIVLTLICIIGIARPVFAGNNKEKLTVGVPVDRCPIFYLDSNTGEIVGIGVDLMRAVAKEAGYDARFVVIKEATLKEALDNYEYDVLMPFGSAITSAEGKASIVSDNLLQTPFTLVTMNNHEVPPINELKVGMLSSLGGAADTVRQMYPGIEISFYGSMAECVQALMRGKVDALLHNSYVWSYVLQKPTYSKLIVQPSSMFSMDFRIGAVDTEKKEAVIEKLNEGIRKVPDTRRQAIILDYTNRKLYRKDFFDYIYEYGLILAVFVAILLFKIRENYELKKAQKVAEDASNAKSLFLANMSHEIRTPINTIMGMGEMISRESRDSRVQQYAYSINRSANSLLCLIDDILDFARMEAGKLKLRNDPYHLSSLITDVNVMIKDRAENKNLEYNVNVNQDIPDELVGDETRLKQVIINLLTNAVKYTATGSVDFTIDYEKIDEENIDLKITVKDTGIGMKKSDLDRLFNAFERLDQEKNKTIEGAGLGMSIVKQILDAMGSTLDVQSVYDVGSVFSFSVRQKVSRWEKIADFNETAKTVVARKSRYRSSFIAPEAKILIVDDTDINLKVVTGLLEPTRMKIDTASSGKQALKLLEKKKYDILMIDYRMPEMDGLELLKHIKKDLDSINYYSVCIVLTANAIEGAREMFIKAGFDEYLEKPINGRQLEDMLLRFLPKDLVLDVSHPKATEAKNNNNENKQEEQQEEKSSLTIASDELVKLQEEGLLNVEDGIGYSGAEELYLETLEIFRDSVEEKADEIEELCLSENIEDYTIKIHALKCTARIIGARGLFDKAKLLEDAGKRQDFDFIRNNNDDMLELYRKYKDALDKI, encoded by the coding sequence ATGAGAAATAATCGTATTCTTAAAGCATGTTTTAGCATAGTTTTAACATTGATTTGTATTATTGGTATAGCTAGGCCTGTTTTTGCCGGAAATAATAAGGAAAAACTAACAGTAGGCGTTCCTGTTGACAGATGTCCGATTTTCTATTTGGATTCCAATACAGGGGAAATTGTTGGCATAGGTGTTGATTTGATGCGCGCGGTAGCCAAGGAAGCCGGTTATGATGCAAGATTTGTTGTTATTAAGGAAGCGACACTCAAAGAAGCGCTTGATAACTATGAATATGATGTACTAATGCCTTTTGGAAGTGCTATTACAAGTGCTGAGGGAAAGGCTTCAATTGTGTCAGATAATCTGTTACAAACGCCATTTACTCTTGTTACTATGAATAACCATGAGGTTCCTCCGATAAATGAGCTTAAAGTAGGAATGTTAAGCTCCCTTGGAGGCGCTGCCGATACTGTAAGACAGATGTATCCCGGAATAGAGATCTCTTTTTATGGAAGTATGGCGGAATGCGTACAGGCCCTTATGCGAGGTAAAGTAGATGCCCTGTTACATAATTCATACGTTTGGAGTTATGTATTGCAAAAGCCCACATATTCTAAACTGATTGTGCAACCTTCATCGATGTTTTCGATGGATTTTAGAATAGGCGCAGTAGATACAGAAAAAAAAGAGGCTGTTATTGAAAAGCTGAATGAGGGTATTAGAAAAGTACCGGATACACGTAGACAGGCGATAATACTGGATTATACTAACAGAAAACTATATAGAAAAGATTTCTTTGATTATATATATGAATATGGACTTATTCTGGCGGTATTCGTAGCTATTCTGCTTTTTAAGATTCGAGAAAATTATGAATTAAAAAAGGCACAGAAGGTTGCGGAAGATGCATCGAATGCCAAGTCACTCTTTCTGGCAAATATGTCACATGAAATAAGGACACCTATAAATACGATAATGGGTATGGGAGAAATGATATCCAGAGAATCCAGAGACAGTAGGGTCCAGCAATATGCGTATAGTATAAACCGTTCTGCAAATTCTCTGTTATGTCTTATAGATGATATTCTTGATTTTGCCAGAATGGAGGCAGGCAAGTTAAAGCTTAGAAACGATCCTTATCATCTTTCAAGCCTTATAACAGATGTAAATGTGATGATAAAGGATAGAGCGGAAAATAAAAATCTTGAATATAATGTTAATGTTAATCAAGATATTCCGGATGAGCTTGTTGGAGATGAAACAAGACTTAAGCAGGTTATTATAAATCTGCTTACGAATGCTGTGAAGTATACAGCTACAGGCTCTGTTGATTTTACAATTGATTATGAAAAAATCGATGAAGAGAATATTGATCTGAAAATAACTGTTAAAGATACCGGTATTGGAATGAAAAAGTCAGATTTAGACAGACTTTTCAATGCCTTTGAAAGACTGGACCAGGAAAAAAATAAGACTATAGAGGGTGCCGGTCTGGGAATGAGTATTGTTAAGCAGATTCTTGATGCTATGGGTAGTACGTTGGATGTACAGAGTGTATATGATGTAGGAAGCGTATTTTCATTTTCTGTCAGACAGAAAGTATCAAGATGGGAGAAGATTGCAGATTTTAATGAGACAGCAAAGACAGTGGTGGCGAGAAAATCTCGTTATCGTTCCAGCTTTATTGCTCCTGAGGCAAAGATTCTTATTGTTGATGATACTGATATCAATTTGAAGGTTGTAACAGGACTACTCGAACCTACAAGAATGAAAATAGATACAGCAAGCAGCGGAAAGCAGGCGTTAAAGCTTCTTGAAAAGAAAAAATACGATATTTTGATGATTGATTATCGAATGCCTGAGATGGATGGCTTAGAACTTCTAAAGCATATTAAAAAGGATCTGGATAGCATCAATTACTATAGTGTTTGCATAGTTTTGACAGCCAATGCCATTGAAGGAGCCAGGGAAATGTTTATCAAGGCGGGCTTTGATGAATATCTTGAAAAACCTATTAATGGTAGGCAGCTTGAGGATATGTTATTAAGGTTCCTTCCAAAGGATTTGGTGCTTGATGTAAGCCATCCCAAAGCTACGGAAGCTAAAAACAATAATAATGAAAATAAACAGGAAGAACAGCAAGAAGAAAAGAGTTCTCTGACGATTGCATCTGACGAATTGGTGAAGCTTCAAGAGGAGGGACTTCTAAACGTAGAGGATGGAATAGGTTATTCCGGGGCTGAAGAATTATATCTTGAGACTTTGGAAATATTCAGAGATTCTGTTGAAGAAAAAGCAGATGAAATTGAAGAGTTGTGTTTAAGCGAAAATATTGAGGATTATACTATCAAGATTCATGCTTTAAAATGTACAGCAAGAATAATTGGAGCGCGTGGCTTGTTTGATAAGGCAAAACTTCTTGAGGATGCAGGAAAAAGACAGGATTTTGATTTTATCAGGAATAATAATGATGATATGCTTGAATTGTATCGTAAGTATAAGGATGCTCTTGATAAAATATGA
- a CDS encoding methylglyoxal synthase has product MSETVTLTIGKQKKIALIAHDGKKAELINWCKENIEVLKKHFLCGTGTTARMITDATELPVRGYNSGPLGGDQQIGAKIVEGKVDFVIFFSDPLTAAPHDPDVKALMRIAQVYDIPFANNKATADFLLHSTLMDEEYDHDVINFQQNIEHRAETLL; this is encoded by the coding sequence ATGTCAGAAACAGTCACACTTACAATTGGGAAACAGAAAAAAATCGCTTTGATTGCTCATGATGGGAAAAAGGCTGAACTTATTAATTGGTGCAAAGAAAATATAGAGGTATTGAAGAAACATTTTCTATGTGGGACAGGAACCACCGCTAGAATGATAACGGATGCTACTGAATTGCCGGTAAGAGGATATAACTCCGGCCCGCTTGGAGGAGATCAGCAGATAGGTGCAAAAATAGTAGAAGGGAAAGTAGACTTTGTTATCTTTTTTTCTGATCCACTCACGGCAGCACCACATGATCCTGATGTAAAGGCACTTATGAGAATTGCACAAGTTTATGATATTCCTTTTGCAAATAATAAGGCTACTGCTGACTTTTTACTTCATTCAACGCTGATGGATGAAGAATATGACCATGATGTAATAAATTTCCAACAGAACATTGAGCATAGAGCTGAGACATTGCTTTAA
- a CDS encoding SOS response-associated peptidase — MCGRYYYADKIARRVEEDLGIPLESFFSDKGDITPGMSATSIICGKANPHHYAISELFWGIYSRDKKLIINARAESAAQKPMFSDSFRLRRCILPADGFYEWNKEKTKFTFSRADGRPIYLAGVHDISMERDSFVILTTSANESMLPVHDRMPVMIDRKNVMDFLNDYSAAKGMINETMPELTRKSDYEQLSLF, encoded by the coding sequence ATGTGTGGAAGATATTATTATGCCGATAAAATTGCACGAAGAGTTGAAGAAGATCTGGGGATACCCTTAGAATCTTTTTTCTCAGATAAAGGGGATATTACTCCCGGTATGTCTGCTACCAGCATTATCTGTGGTAAAGCTAATCCTCATCATTATGCGATATCTGAATTATTTTGGGGGATATATTCCAGGGACAAAAAACTTATTATCAATGCCAGAGCGGAATCTGCAGCGCAAAAGCCCATGTTTTCAGATAGTTTCCGGCTAAGACGCTGCATACTTCCTGCAGATGGTTTTTATGAATGGAATAAGGAAAAAACAAAATTTACCTTCAGCAGAGCAGATGGCAGACCTATATATCTTGCCGGCGTTCATGATATAAGTATGGAAAGAGACTCTTTTGTAATATTGACTACATCAGCCAATGAATCTATGCTCCCTGTTCACGATAGAATGCCTGTCATGATAGACAGGAAAAATGTTATGGATTTCCTCAACGACTATTCAGCTGCAAAGGGCATGATAAACGAAACCATGCCTGAGCTTACAAGAAAAAGTGATTACGAACAGTTAAGTCTGTTTTAA
- the rsgA gene encoding ribosome small subunit-dependent GTPase A — protein MNNIIIRKETKEDYYNTEHMILRSFWNLHGPGCNEHYLVHALREAREYLPELSRVAEMNGKIVGAIFYSISKVIDGDMKHDVLTFGPLAVEPTCFSMGIGKRLLEETIIIAKEAGYKGIVICGEPNYYPKYGFKTCDNFGIIHPVLGNFDAFMAYPLNESFGEIHGSFFEAPVFEECEDETKVKEYTKKFPYYKPLRLSCQWLHEERLGRISAVMKNGYQIRFWENDLKAKLKGDFYEQDSEKLPVVGDYVTFRHNPNGDSVILSVCERSSFLQRPDQAKTGVMQYMVANVDFTFIVTSLNEDYSYNRIARYVSLVIQGGSVPVVILTKADLCSNCSHYVREVEAISHNVKVHAISALYNIGLEELSEYFFPGTTICLIGSSGVGKSTLINAIVGKNILKTAEVREYDSTGRHTTTQRQLVQIDNGVCIIDTPGMREVGMANMEEGIDSTFSDIIELESRCKFRDCRHETEPGCAIKAAIDSGELSIERYELYRNLGEENKLNYAKKKEISKWRKAHKRFDKRE, from the coding sequence TTGAATAATATTATAATCAGAAAAGAAACTAAGGAAGATTATTACAATACTGAACATATGATACTGCGTTCTTTTTGGAACCTTCATGGGCCGGGATGTAATGAACATTACCTTGTTCATGCGCTACGTGAGGCAAGGGAATATTTGCCGGAATTAAGCAGAGTTGCAGAGATGAACGGAAAAATCGTAGGAGCTATTTTTTATTCAATATCAAAAGTTATTGATGGCGATATGAAGCATGATGTTCTTACTTTTGGGCCACTGGCTGTAGAACCGACCTGCTTTAGCATGGGAATAGGAAAACGATTGCTTGAAGAAACAATAATTATTGCTAAAGAAGCAGGATATAAAGGAATTGTTATTTGTGGTGAGCCTAATTATTATCCCAAATATGGGTTTAAAACCTGCGATAACTTTGGAATAATTCATCCTGTGTTGGGGAATTTTGATGCTTTTATGGCATATCCGTTAAACGAAAGCTTTGGGGAAATTCATGGTTCTTTTTTCGAGGCACCTGTTTTTGAAGAATGCGAAGATGAAACGAAGGTGAAGGAATATACAAAGAAATTTCCTTATTACAAACCTCTCAGACTCTCATGTCAGTGGCTTCATGAAGAGCGATTAGGTCGAATATCTGCAGTAATGAAAAATGGCTATCAGATTCGATTTTGGGAAAATGATTTAAAGGCTAAATTAAAGGGCGATTTTTATGAACAAGATTCAGAAAAACTTCCTGTTGTAGGCGATTACGTGACTTTTAGACATAATCCTAATGGGGATTCGGTGATTTTGTCTGTATGTGAAAGGTCAAGCTTCCTACAACGGCCGGATCAAGCCAAAACAGGTGTCATGCAATACATGGTAGCTAATGTGGATTTCACATTTATTGTTACGTCTTTAAACGAGGATTACAGTTATAATCGTATAGCACGATATGTAAGTCTTGTAATTCAGGGCGGATCGGTTCCGGTGGTAATTCTGACAAAAGCTGATCTATGCAGTAACTGTTCCCATTATGTTAGGGAAGTAGAAGCTATATCACATAATGTTAAAGTTCATGCCATTTCTGCGCTATACAATATTGGACTTGAGGAGCTTAGTGAATATTTTTTTCCCGGAACCACTATATGTCTTATTGGTTCATCCGGTGTGGGAAAATCTACACTCATAAACGCTATTGTAGGAAAGAATATTTTGAAGACTGCTGAGGTCAGAGAGTACGATTCAACGGGAAGACATACAACTACACAAAGACAGCTTGTACAGATAGATAATGGGGTATGCATTATTGATACACCAGGTATGCGTGAAGTTGGTATGGCCAATATGGAGGAAGGAATAGATAGTACTTTTTCTGATATCATCGAACTTGAAAGTCGCTGTAAATTCAGAGATTGCAGGCATGAAACGGAACCGGGATGTGCCATAAAAGCAGCTATTGACTCAGGGGAGTTGTCTATTGAGAGATATGAGCTTTACAGAAATCTTGGAGAAGAAAATAAACTAAATTATGCTAAGAAAAAAGAAATATCTAAATGGAGGAAAGCGCATAAACGGTTTGACAAACGGGAATAG